The Cynocephalus volans isolate mCynVol1 chromosome 2, mCynVol1.pri, whole genome shotgun sequence genome window below encodes:
- the LOC134369241 gene encoding histone H2B subacrosomal variant-like produces the protein MARSINRKCKCSRGHLCPISRKKSHFSTSFGHRNYSLYVNRVLKEVVPQSGISSHTLDVMNTLINDIFERIATEACNLRHLRKRCTLTSEDIQKAVHLLWPEKLAEYAVAFGSEAVHRYVHS, from the coding sequence ATGGCCAGATCCATCAACAGAAAGTGCAAGTGCTCCAGAGGACATCTATGCCCGATCTCCAGAAAGAAATCACATTTCAGCACCAGTTTTGGCCATAGAAATTATTCACTCTATGTAAACAGGGTCCTAAAAGAAGTGGTTCCCCAGAGCGGCATATCATCTCACACCTTGGACGTTATGAATACCCTGATCAACGACATCTTTGAGCGCATTGCTACGGAAGCTTGCAACCTGAGGCATCTCAGAAAACGCTGTACCCTCACATCTGAAGATATCCAGAAGGCAGTGCATTTGCTGTGGCCTGAGAAACTAGCTGAGTACGCAGTAGCTTTTGGAAGCGAAGCAGTCCATAGATATGTCCACTCCTAA